The genomic DNA TACCTTGAGGATCACTCCATGGATCAATATAGGATTTTATCCGATCCAACCGATACGGCGCCGCAGCAATAAGTGCGATAAAAGCACCAATGCCCCCCACACCGAGAAAAGTGAAAAATTTTAACGGATAACCCGCGATGAACAAAATCACAAAAGCGGACACGATCATAATGACTGCTGAGCCTAAATCTGGCTGTAGCATAATCAGCGTTGCCGGAAGTAAAATCAATCCAAAATGACTGAACCGAAATATTTTCTTGCCACTCGTATCATTCAAACTACATGCCAGTTTTCCGATAAGTGCAACTTTGACAAACTCGGCTGGTTGAAGACTAAACGGACCTAGTGCAATCCAACTTTGTGAACCATTGCGGACAGCACCAACACCTGGAATAAGGACAGCAACAAGTAACAGTACCGCCAAAATATAACAATAGGTCCATGTCTTTGGGTTAGATGTCAATGGGCTTTTCATAATAACAAGCGCTATCCCGATAGATACGGTCATGTAAATTCCCTGTTTGACAATGAATGGTGAGGAATCTGCATAATGAACCAATCCCCAATACGAACCTGCCGAATGGACAAAAGCCAATCCTATCAATGACAGCGCCACGGCCGAAACGATAAATGACGTTTTTAACTTCCCTTCCAGTGAACGCATCCTTCCACAAAGTTATAAAGAAAAGCGCAAGCGCCTTGGAAGGGGTGACAGGCGTTGGAGGGCTTGAAGATAAAGGCGCTTTTTGCCTTTATCAGCAAGACCGAAACGACCCAAGCCCCTAGGCGCTGGAGCCTAGACAATAAGAAAAGCGCAAGGCACTCGCTTAGATGCGACCGGCATAAGACGAGTCGACGGCGTGGCGCTCTTTGCCACAGAGTCGGCTTGGCTTATGCCCCGAGCATCTGGCGCCTGGAGCTGGACAGATTTCCAAGTCGAAAAACGTATTCTCTCTTATCCGTTAAGCAATCCTTAGCGATCCAATTGCATAACAGCCTCTATGAACTGATCTCCCCGTATTTCAAAGCTAGGATATTGATCCCAACTAGCACAAGCTGGGGAGAGCAGAACAATATCCTCTTCCGCAGTAAACGCGTATGCTAGGTTGACCGCATTCTTCATATCCCCAGCATGAACGATTTTATCTATCCCACATGAAGCGGCAAATTGACCAAACTTCTCCGCCGTTTCTCCGAGTGTCACGACCGCTTTCACGTTGCCCATAAACGGTTGTAACTCGTCAAACGAATGCCCACGATCCAAACCACCTGCTATTAAAATGGTCGGTACATCAAACGCGGCGAGTGCACTCTTCGTAGCCAGTGTGTTTGTTGCCTTTGAATCATTAAAAAACTTTCGACCTTTTAACTCTGTGACAAATTGCATCCGATGGCGAACACCCGTAAAGGAACTGAGGACGTTTTCAATTGCCGACTTATCGCAACCCGAAAGAATGGCTGCTGCCGTTGCTGCAAGGATATTTTCTAAGTTATGCATGCCAGGTAGCTTGATAATCGAGCGATCTACATAAGGTTCTCCATTCCAATAGATTTTCTCCGCATCTGCAGATATCCCTTGATCTTTTTTCCCAAGTAGTGAAAAGGGGATTTTTTGAGCAACTGCATGCGCTACATAAGCCTGTAGCTCTGGTTGGTCCGCATTGTAAATGACATACTCATTCTGGGTCTGATTTTTCAAGACATTGGCCTTCGCTAACGCATACGCTTCTGACGTTCCATGATAGTCTAAGTGCGCATCATATAAATTCGTCCATACAGCGATTTTCGGACAAAATTTCTCCGTTCCCATCAACTGAAAAGAAGATGCCTCTAGTACAATAATATTGTCCTCTGTCGCTTTCTCAGCCACCGCACAAGAAACGGTTCCAATATTCCCCGCAATTAATGGCTGGCGCTGACCAATATTCAACATATGGTAAAGCAATGTCGTTGTTGTCGTCTTACCGTTCGAGCCTGTTATCGCGATGATTGGTGCTTCACTTATCCGATACGTAAGTTCAATCTCCGTCCAGACCGGAATCGCTTTTGCGAGTGCTTCAACGAGGACTGCATTACTATAAGGTATGCCTGGATTCTTGACAATTAGGTCAAATCCTTCATCGAGAATCCCCTGTGGATGACCCCCACAAATGACACGAATTCCTTGCAATCGGAGCGCCGCTGCTTCCTCATTGCCTTCTTCGGGTGCTGCATCATTGACAACGACATTGGCTCCCGCATCATGTAAAATCTTTGATGCAGCGTAACCACTTCTAGCAAGCCCGAGGACGAGAATACGCATTCCTTTAAACTGCTCTAGATTTTTCATTTACAACACCTCCAACAAGACAGGGATGATCGCAGCAAAGAAGGCTACTCCCCAAAATACAATTACAATTTTCCATTCAGACCAACCTGAAAGTTCAAAATGATGGTGGATTGGGCTCATTTTAAAGACCCGTTTACCTGTTAGCTTAAAGCTAATCACCTGGATGATGACCGATAATGTCTCAATGACATAGACAATCCCAATCACTAATAACAGAAATTCTTGTTTAATCAAGACGGAGAGCATAGCGAGTGCCCCACCGAGCGCCAATGACCCAGTATCGCCCATAAATACTTTTGCCGGTTTAACATTGAATAATAGGAAGCCTAGCATAGCCCCCGTCACGACAAATGCAAACAATGCAATATCGAGCTGACCGTAGAACAAGGCATGCACACCAAATGCTGCAAAAGCAATCGATGATGTCCCAGCTACAAGTCCGTCCAAGCCATCCGATAAATTGACCGCATTGGAAAATCCAACAAGCCAGAAAATCAAAAATGCCACATAAAAAATCCCGAGTTCGATTTTAAAATCTGTGAAAGGAATTTGAACTGCCGTATCAAACGGCCCTAATTTTAAGAGGAAAAATGCAGCAACTGCGACAATAATTTGCCCGATCAGTTTCTGGATAGACGTCAGCCCAAGATTTCTCTTCACGACAACAATAATAAAGTCATCTAAGAAACCGATGATGCCGAAACCGACGAACACAAGCAATAATACGATTGTCTGTGTCGTCAACACATCGTAT from Sporosarcina sp. FSL K6-1522 includes the following:
- the ftsW gene encoding putative lipid II flippase FtsW, with product MRSLEGKLKTSFIVSAVALSLIGLAFVHSAGSYWGLVHYADSSPFIVKQGIYMTVSIGIALVIMKSPLTSNPKTWTYCYILAVLLLVAVLIPGVGAVRNGSQSWIALGPFSLQPAEFVKVALIGKLACSLNDTSGKKIFRFSHFGLILLPATLIMLQPDLGSAVIMIVSAFVILFIAGYPLKFFTFLGVGGIGAFIALIAAAPYRLDRIKSYIDPWSDPQGTGFQGIQSLFAIAPGGLVGHGYGNSRQKYLYLPEPQNDFIFSIIAEESGFIGATIVLLLFAVLLISAFGIAIRTPGRYALLMVAGMGSMIIFQTFLNVGVVSGLLPVTGVTLPFISYGGSSLMTTWIAAGTILHFASGRK
- the murD gene encoding UDP-N-acetylmuramoyl-L-alanine--D-glutamate ligase, translating into MKNLEQFKGMRILVLGLARSGYAASKILHDAGANVVVNDAAPEEGNEEAAALRLQGIRVICGGHPQGILDEGFDLIVKNPGIPYSNAVLVEALAKAIPVWTEIELTYRISEAPIIAITGSNGKTTTTTLLYHMLNIGQRQPLIAGNIGTVSCAVAEKATEDNIIVLEASSFQLMGTEKFCPKIAVWTNLYDAHLDYHGTSEAYALAKANVLKNQTQNEYVIYNADQPELQAYVAHAVAQKIPFSLLGKKDQGISADAEKIYWNGEPYVDRSIIKLPGMHNLENILAATAAAILSGCDKSAIENVLSSFTGVRHRMQFVTELKGRKFFNDSKATNTLATKSALAAFDVPTILIAGGLDRGHSFDELQPFMGNVKAVVTLGETAEKFGQFAASCGIDKIVHAGDMKNAVNLAYAFTAEEDIVLLSPACASWDQYPSFEIRGDQFIEAVMQLDR
- the mraY gene encoding phospho-N-acetylmuramoyl-pentapeptide-transferase is translated as MTLVTTLTAIAVAFGISAILGVVIIPTLRRMKFGQSIREEGPKTHQQKAGTPTMGGLIFIGSIIISTLVLSYIYDVLTTQTIVLLLVFVGFGIIGFLDDFIIVVVKRNLGLTSIQKLIGQIIVAVAAFFLLKLGPFDTAVQIPFTDFKIELGIFYVAFLIFWLVGFSNAVNLSDGLDGLVAGTSSIAFAAFGVHALFYGQLDIALFAFVVTGAMLGFLLFNVKPAKVFMGDTGSLALGGALAMLSVLIKQEFLLLVIGIVYVIETLSVIIQVISFKLTGKRVFKMSPIHHHFELSGWSEWKIVIVFWGVAFFAAIIPVLLEVL